Genomic DNA from Dioscorea cayenensis subsp. rotundata cultivar TDr96_F1 chromosome 1, TDr96_F1_v2_PseudoChromosome.rev07_lg8_w22 25.fasta, whole genome shotgun sequence:
CGGATATAAGAGGGTTGTTGAATACCTTCCCTCAGTTCACTGGCTCTGCAGGAATGTTTTTATCGTACTGCATGGTTTTTGGAATGTCCTTAATGGCACAGCCTAACTGGAGATTGATGCTTGGCGTCTTGTTTATTCCTTcacttttatatttcattttaacaATATTCTTTTTGCCGGAGTCTCCAAGGTGGCTTGTTAGCAAAGGACGGATGGCAGAAGCCAAGCAAGTTTTGCAAAGGTTACGTGGAAGGGAAGACGTCTCAGGTTTGTAATATTTGGCAATGTGTTAATTGTTTCCTTTCAGAGTGAACTTGTACTTAGTTGGCAATGAAATCTCCCTTTTATGTTAAAATGGTACTTCCTAAAAAACGATAAAGCCTCTGATTTATGTATTTATCCTTTGATCTTCACTTCCCATTCTTCTTACAACTCTTTGGTGCTTGACCTTGGAAATATTAGTAATTAACAAGAACCTTACCTGGTCCTGCACTCTtagtcattgcaactctatgaaAGCTCATATCAGTACTAAATTTTGTTCTATTCATATTGTATCTTTGAGTAGTTGCttctatttaattttcttcCGTTGCCATTTGTGTAACCTCCTCTAGTTTATCGTACACCTGGTAGAGCATTAAAATTCTGCACAGAGATGTGCCTAGCTGTGTTACTATAGAAAATTTGCATATGTGACAGGCATGTGTATTCTGGATctgttctttgatgtgttttttTCAGTATATAAGAATCCAAGCCCATGTATTTCACTGAATTTTCTCTATCATATTTTACGGATTTGTATTctgaactttttatttatttattttttaatcatttttatgaTTATCATATACTGTGGATTGTCAAATTTCagtatattttttatgtgtgtTGAATGAATGCTTTCATTTTCATAGGCAACTTCAtgtctttttcatttattagtcATTTCTTACAGATATGTTTACTTGATTTCCAGGAGAAATGGCTTTACTAGTTGAAGGTTTGGGAGTTGGTGGTGAGACATCTATTGAAGAGTACATAATTGGCCCTGCTGGTGAGCTTGCTGATGATCAGGATCCAGCTACCGACAAGGACAAAATTATGTTATATGGGCCTGAGGAAGGTCTCTCCTGGGTTGCGAAACCTGTGACAGGTCAAAGCATTCTTGGAAGCGCTCTTGGTCTTACTTCCCGTCATGGAAGCATGGCAAACCAGGGCAGTACTCTTGTTGATCCTCTCGTCACTCTTTTTGGAAGTGTCCATGAAAAGCTACCTGAGATGGGAAGTATGCGAAGTACATTATTCCCAAATTTTGGAAGCATGTTTAGTACTGCTGAGCAGCAACCCAAAACAGAGCAGTGGGATGAAGAGTCCGGGCGaagggatgatgatgatgaatatgcATCTGAAGGTGCAGGTGGTGATTCCGATGACAATGTACATACCCCACTTCTTTCACGCCAGACAACCAGCTTAGAAGGGAAAGACTTGGTTCCCCCACATGCACATGGGAGCACATTCAGTATGAGACGCAATAGCAGTCTCATGCAAGCTAATGCCGGGGAGGCAGTTAGCAGTATGGGCATTGGTGGAGGATGGCAACTAGCTTGGAAATGGTCTGAGAGGGAAAGTGCTGATGGAAAGAAGGAAGGAGGGTTCAAAAGAATCTATCTTCACCAGGAGGGTGTCCCTGGTTCCCGTAGGGGTTCCCTGGTTTCACTTCCTGGAGGTGAAATCCCAGAAGGTGGTGAGTACATCCAAGCAGCTGCATTGGTGAGCCAGCCTGCTCTTTATACTAAGGATCTCATGGGCCAGAAACTAGTTGGTCCGGCTATGGTTCACCCATCAGAAGCAGCTACAAAAGGACCAAGTTGGCGAGATCTTTTTGAAGGAGGAGTGAAGCAGGCATTGATTGTTGGGGTTGGGATTCAGTTCCTTCAGCAGGTAAGAGTATCACTGTATGTTGTTAAGTTGGTAAATGAATTTTTTCTGATACTGTTGAGTTCTGAGATTTTGTTCTGTGAACCTTTCGTATTGCTTACATTTTCTGTGAATCTTTGTTATTTTGCATATCCAAAGTCATCTTTTCCCTTATTCTAGTCTTTTTGCGTTTACTAGTCTTACTCTTGTCATACAGCACTTGAGGTGAAATAATTGGTTGTGGCTCAGCCATTATCTTTCATATTCACTTAAATTGATTTAAGCTTTCTTTGGTAGAGTTTCTTGTTTGGTTGGTCATTTCTATCAGTGTAGGCACTCATTTCTACACTAGTTTTATAACATAATTGAAGTGCAGGCCCACATATTTCATTCTCTCTCTATATTTAGGTAATGATATTTCTTCTcatgtatttggttttacattttTAGACCAAGTATTGGCAATTGCCCTGTGCAAGGTTGCAAACAATAACTGAAAATTTTATGTTAAGTTGGAACATTAAACCCATTAAAAGATTTTGTGACTGATTCAGGGACTTCAGCTTTACATTTTCTTCCTTCACAGTGGTATCTTCCAAGAGATGTATGAGGTCTCGCATTCACATGAAGTCTTCTACATGTCTTTCAAATCAATTGTTAGGTTCTTTACCATCATATGATCAGCTGAAATTAACACTTTTTCTGAATGTTATACAGTTTGCTGGCATAAATGGTGTTCTATACTACACCCCTCAGATTTTGGAGCAAGCAGGTGTCGAGGTTCTTCTCAAAAACATTGGCATCAGTTCGGACTCAGTCTCACTCCTCATCAGTGCTCTCACTACCTTATTGATGCTCCCTTCCATTGGCGTGGCCATGAAGCTAATGGATATTGCTGGCAGAAGGTCAATTCATTCTCCTTTTTCAATCTTTCCTAAACTGACATTCTATAGTTTGATGTTCTAACTTCtaactcttttcttttctgacCGTCGATATTTGCCTTTATGCAGGAGTCTTTTGCTGAGGACTATTCCTGTACTGATTGCATCACTCATTGTTTTGATCCTCTCGAACTTAATTGACTTGGGTACTGTGTTGCACGCCGTGCTTTCAACCGTCAGTGTCATCATCTATTTTTGCTGTTTCGTCATGGGCTTCGGTCCTATCCCAAACATCCTCTGTGCAGAGATCTTCCCAACTAAGGTTCGTGGGCTATGCATAGCCATTTGTGCTCTCACCTTCTGGATTTGCGACATAATTGTCACCTACTCACTCCCTGTGATGCTCACCTCCATTGGTCTCGCCGGAGTATTTGGTATTTATGCTGTCGTATGTATACTCGCCATGGTATTTGTATACTTAAAAGTACCTGAAACAAAGGGTATGCCGCTTGAGGTTATCACGGAGTTCTTTGCTGTTGGAGCTAGAGCAAAAACTGAAATGGTCTCAAATTGACATGTTGAGCAGTGAGACTGCAGTTCAGATTGCATTTCATACCAAAATGGTTCTTTGAGGAAGATCATTCAAGAGAGCAGTTAAGCTATAAGAAAGAAGTCCAGGATGATTATGAAATTCATGTGGATGCAGATGTGTTTGATGATATTTCTTTTGCATTGCAATTTTTAAACAGGGAACTTTCAGAAATTTCATGTCAATCTGTAgccatttttattctttatatctCCTCTCGATATAGTTCATGTTCTTTAATGTTGAGTTTATCTGCTATTGAACATTTGTGCAGTAAATTCATTAGAATCGAGATGAAAGAATCagaatttataaatttcatcCCTTCAAACTTCAAGAGTCTGAATGTAGTATTAATTTGTTgcaatcaaaactgaaaatatgaaaatgatttGTCATACATTTTTCCTAGTTCCACAACAAATTGACAAAACTTTGGGTACATATGAATCTATTTACAACTTGGCTATTGGAATTGCATAACAATGAATATGTTCTAGTTTTAAGATGTGGTACGTAAAACCGCAACTCATGGCCATGCTCTGCCCGTATGCACAAGGATGACTGCACAAGGCAGTGAAAAAGGTATGAGTGTACAGGCTAGAGTTTTTTAAGTTCATCGGTTGTTGTAATCTCATCGGAGTCACGCCCTGAGGTGGGATGTTCAAGGTGCTGATTGGTCGGGAGATCGGTTTCCTGCTGTTCTTGTGGTCTAGCAGAGTTGATTTGCCTCTCAAAATCTCGGGTGCTTCTGTTTGGATCATGTGGCGTCTTACTTGATTTTTGCCTCTGCATAATAcaagtaaacaaacaaaacatcagTAGGTGTTTATTCTTGTAATTAAGACACGATTTGATAGGTCAGAAATCACAagtcaaataaattaaacataatatatatttgaccTTACTAGCGGTTTCATGATCAATga
This window encodes:
- the LOC120265569 gene encoding monosaccharide-sensing protein 2-like, giving the protein MQAGAVLIAFAAAIGNLLQGWDNATIAGSILYIKKEFNLESQPTMEGLIVAMSLIGATIITTFSGAVSDSIGRRPMLIISSVLYFISGLIMFWSPTVYVLLLARLIDGFGIGLAVTLVPVYISETAPSDIRGLLNTFPQFTGSAGMFLSYCMVFGMSLMAQPNWRLMLGVLFIPSLLYFILTIFFLPESPRWLVSKGRMAEAKQVLQRLRGREDVSGEMALLVEGLGVGGETSIEEYIIGPAGELADDQDPATDKDKIMLYGPEEGLSWVAKPVTGQSILGSALGLTSRHGSMANQGSTLVDPLVTLFGSVHEKLPEMGSMRSTLFPNFGSMFSTAEQQPKTEQWDEESGRRDDDDEYASEGAGGDSDDNVHTPLLSRQTTSLEGKDLVPPHAHGSTFSMRRNSSLMQANAGEAVSSMGIGGGWQLAWKWSERESADGKKEGGFKRIYLHQEGVPGSRRGSLVSLPGGEIPEGGEYIQAAALVSQPALYTKDLMGQKLVGPAMVHPSEAATKGPSWRDLFEGGVKQALIVGVGIQFLQQFAGINGVLYYTPQILEQAGVEVLLKNIGISSDSVSLLISALTTLLMLPSIGVAMKLMDIAGRRSLLLRTIPVLIASLIVLILSNLIDLGTVLHAVLSTVSVIIYFCCFVMGFGPIPNILCAEIFPTKVRGLCIAICALTFWICDIIVTYSLPVMLTSIGLAGVFGIYAVVCILAMVFVYLKVPETKGMPLEVITEFFAVGARAKTEMVSN